The nucleotide sequence TCCGCGTGCCTGCGCCCGATGAGGAAGCCACAGCACTCGGCAGGATAGGTCTCGCGACCGTGGTGCTCGACGTCACGTCGTGCCTGGAGAGAGAGCCGCATGATGATGATGGGTTCCGTCTTCCATCGAACGAATCCTCCGCGCCATTGTCGCACGCGCACGGCGCGACGTGCTCGACCGCAGGAGTGCGCGGGGCGGTTCGTTGAACTCTTGTCGAGGCGCGCCGCCGCGCGCGCCCGTCTCTACGGTGCGTCCCGCCCTCTCCGGCGGCGTTGCGCACCGACGTTGCGAACCGCGTTCCTGGGGTAAACACAAGGTATGATGCCGCGCCTCACTCCGGCCGTCAAGTTCATCATCGCGCTGACGACGGGCGTATACGTCGCCCAGCTGCTGCTGCCCGCGGCCTTCACCCGTGCGCTCATGCTCGTGCCAGCAGACGTCCTGCGACAGGGCCACGTCTGGGAGCTCGTCACGTACATGTTCGTGCACAGCACCAACCCCTGGCACGTCGTGATGAACATGCTCACGCTCTATTTCTTCGGGGGCGAGGTGGAGTCGGCGTGGGGTACGAGACGCTTCGCCGGGTTCTACGTGCTGTGCGGCCTCGGCGCAGCCCTCTGTGCCTTCATCCTCGACCCCGGCTACGCGCTGCTCGGCGCCAGTGGTGCCGTGTTCGGCGTCATGGTGGCCTTCGCGTGCCTCTTCCCGGACGCGGTGATTCTCTTCTTCGGCATGATCCCGATGCGCGCGCCTCATATGGTGGGGCTCTTCATCTTCATCGAGATGGCCATGATCGTGCAGCCCGGCTCAGCCTCATCGACCTGGGCACATCTCGGAGGCGCCGCAACCGGCTACCTCTACGTGCGCTTCTCGTGGCGCGTGGTGCAGTGGTGGAAGCGCACCTTTGGCGACGCGCCCCGGAGCGCACGGCTCCCCGGCGTGGCCCCAACGCGGCGCCCCGCTCGTCCGACCCTACCTCGTCCGGGAGGTGGGGGTGCATCGGTCTCCACGCTCCCCACCAAGACGGCGCCGAAGAGCGTCGCCGTGGTCGCCGCGTCGGCCGAGGAGCTTGCCATTCAGCGACGCGCCGACGACATTCTCGACAAGATCAGCCGAGAAGGCATGGAGAGCCTCACGCGAGACGAGCGCGAGGTGCTTGCGCGGCACAGCCAGATCCTGAAGTCCCGGGAAGGCGACGTGCTGCGTCTCGACGACTACCGATCGTAGCGCGGCGACGCATCGCGCTGCGCAACCTCGGTGTAGCCGAACACGTCGATGAACGCCTGCAGCAGGTGTGACTGCACGATCTCCATCGATGGCGGGGACGCAAGCAGGGCGGCCAGGCTGGTGACCCCGCGATCAGAGATGCCGCAGGGCACAATCAGCCCGAAGAACGAGAGATCCGGCGAAACGTTCAGGGCCAGGCCATGGCTGGTCACCCAGCGCCAGATGCGCACGCCGATGGCCGCGATCTTCTCACGTCCGACCCAGACGCCGCGCAGACCATCGACGCGCTGCGCCTCGATGTCGAACGCGCGCAGGGTCCGGATGACGACCTCCTCGAGATCGGTCACATATCGCTTCACGTTGCGGCGCTCTGGCGGCAGCCCAAAAACGGGATAGGCAACCAGCTGGCCCGGCCCGTGCCACGTGACATCTCCCCCACGCGGCGTCTCGTGGATCTCGACGCCCCGCGCGGCGAGCCCTTCAGGAGAGGCGAGCACGTGCTCAGCCTCCGCCCCTCGCCCCAGCGTGACGACCGCGGGATGGGTCAGCAGAACGAGGCGGTCGGGGCCGCCGGCCAGGCGCTCCTCGACAAGGCGTTCCTGCCAGCGAAGGGCCTCATCATACGCGACGAGGCCCGCGCGAATCACTTCCAGTCTCACGCGGGCCTCATCTCGCGGGTCTCAGGCCTTTGCCGCGGCCAGCGCCTTCTCGGCGTTGACGAAACCGGCCCCCTGGTCGTTGCGGCCGAAGCGCGCATCCATGGGATCAGCCGTGGCGGTGAGAACGTCCTTCACCTTCTGCGGCGTCAGCGAGGGGCTAGCCGATCTCAGGTCGGCCACGATCCCCGCCACGAGGGGCGCGGCGAAGGAGGTTCCAGGACCCGCCAGATGGTCGGCGTCCGGCTTGTAGATGGGAGGCAGAACCTGATGCACGGTGCGAAGCCGCTCATCCGGGGGGAGAGAGAGCACGTCGGCGGGGAGGCCGAGCGCCTCGATGAGCTGCGGCTTCGCCCGCAGCAGCTTCACCAGCTGATCATCTGTCATATGCCGGATGCCCTCGATGACCGTGGCGGTCTTGTCGAGCTGCGAACCCGGCACGTTCCACGAGACGATGAACTCTCCGGGCGCAACCACGTCCGGCTTCGAGAGGCCATCATCGGTCGGGCCGCGGCTCGAGAAGTCGCTCACCGTCTTGCTGTCCCGGCCCGATCCCACGGCGATGCCGAGCGGCTCATCGGCGGGAGAGCCGATGGTGTGGCTCTCCGGTCCGCTGTTGCCGGCCGCGCTCACCACGGTGATGCCCTTGCGGATGGCGGCCACCACCGCGCGGTCGATGGGATTCTGGCTGCTCGGCGTGCCCGTCGGCTCACCTCCGAGCGACATGTTGATGACGCTGATGTTGTAGCGCTCTTTGTTCTCGATGGCCCACTGCAGGCCGCGAATGATGTCAGAGGGACGGCCCTGGCCCTGGGCGTTCATCACGCGAATGCCCACAAGCCCCGCCTCTGGCGCGATCTGACGCACGTCGCCCGCGACGTGGGTGCCGTGACCCACCGGATCGACGGGGGTGCTCGAACCGTCAACGAAGTCCTTCCAGGCGACGAGCGGGGTCGACGGGTGCTGGAAGCCCGAGTCGATGACGGCGACCACCTGCCCCTTGCCCGTCACGCCCTGGCGCTGCACCGCGTCGGAATGGGTGAGGGCAACGGGGTCGACCTTGGGCATCGACACGTCATCGTCGCCCGCCGCCGGCGTCGCGACCACGCGGCTCGGGAACCCTGGGACAAGAGAGAGCGGCGCGTCATCGAACACCGCGTAGCCTGCCTTCTCGAGCTCAGCCACCTGACCTTCGCTCACCCGAGCGGTCACGCCGCAGATCGGCGCCAGGGCGTCGCCCACGGCCACCCCCTGACGCACGAGCTCGCCGCGCACCTCGGCCGCGCCCTCCAAGCTGGCTTTGAAGAGGCCCTCGGGACGCATCACGATGACGTCGCGGGGCTCACTGCCCTGCGCGGGTGCGGCCTCTTCCCGGGACCGGGATTCCGACATGGCGAACGCGTGGCCGGAGACGAGACTGGCAATCTTCTGGAGACGCGCGAAGTCGAAGATCGGCGTCGGGGGGACCCCACGGCCCACGGGAGCTGGCATGGATGGCTACCTCTCTCTATCTGGCGGCGGCGGCCTGTGAGGGCGCCGCGAAGTGGCCACACGATAGCACGCCCCCTCGTCAGGTTCCATTGACAACTTGTTGCCACGACGTGAACATCCGGCGACACCGCGGCGCGCGCGCACGCGCACGGCGGCGTCCGTCATCAGCGCGCGCCAGCCGCCGGAGATGGAGACGGCGGCGCTTCCGCGTCTTCTGTCGTCTCGTCCGGCGAGGGTCGACCGCCCTTCCCGTGCCGGAACTCCCACGGCGGCAAGGGAGACGGGTCAGCCCAGAGCCCCCGTCTCTCCGCCTGCGCCTTGCGCTGCAGCGCAAGCAGCTGCGGGTCATCGCAGTAGCGGTCGAACCTCCAGGCCAGACCTTCTTCCACGAGACGGCGGTTCAGCTGGGTCCCGTCGGCCAGCTCGACGCGGGCCAGGAACCGACCATAGCGATCGCGCCCCGCCACACGCACGGTCACGCGTCCCCGCCCCGTCAGGGCCTCGACGCGTTCGCGCGCCTGCCGACCAAAGGCCTGCGCCTTCTCGGGGCAGTCGATGTCGACGAGGCGCACCGTCATCTCCGCCCCGTCAGATCGCACCACCAGCGTGTCTCCATCCTTCACGCGCAGCACGACACCCGAAGCGCCTCCCAGATCGAGCCGGTCCGGAAGCGCGCTCAGCAGCACGCCCACCGAGACCACGGCCAGCGCTGCAGCGCCAAGCGCAAGGCGCCAGCGCCGACCCATCACGCATCCGGCGCTGACGGCCAACCCCAGCGCGACTACGACGGAGAGGGCCGCGGCTGCGCCCCCCACCGCTGTGTGCGGCACCGTTACCTGCCCGAGACCGAGGGCCGCCACGACAGCCCCCTCCCACCCCAGGTAACCGAGCGAC is from Pseudomonadota bacterium and encodes:
- the lipB gene encoding lipoyl(octanoyl) transferase LipB; translation: MRLEVIRAGLVAYDEALRWQERLVEERLAGGPDRLVLLTHPAVVTLGRGAEAEHVLASPEGLAARGVEIHETPRGGDVTWHGPGQLVAYPVFGLPPERRNVKRYVTDLEEVVIRTLRAFDIEAQRVDGLRGVWVGREKIAAIGVRIWRWVTSHGLALNVSPDLSFFGLIVPCGISDRGVTSLAALLASPPSMEIVQSHLLQAFIDVFGYTEVAQRDASPRYDR
- a CDS encoding rhomboid family intramembrane serine protease, coding for MMPRLTPAVKFIIALTTGVYVAQLLLPAAFTRALMLVPADVLRQGHVWELVTYMFVHSTNPWHVVMNMLTLYFFGGEVESAWGTRRFAGFYVLCGLGAALCAFILDPGYALLGASGAVFGVMVAFACLFPDAVILFFGMIPMRAPHMVGLFIFIEMAMIVQPGSASSTWAHLGGAATGYLYVRFSWRVVQWWKRTFGDAPRSARLPGVAPTRRPARPTLPRPGGGGASVSTLPTKTAPKSVAVVAASAEELAIQRRADDILDKISREGMESLTRDEREVLARHSQILKSREGDVLRLDDYRS